The Dreissena polymorpha isolate Duluth1 chromosome 10, UMN_Dpol_1.0, whole genome shotgun sequence genome includes a region encoding these proteins:
- the LOC127848763 gene encoding uncharacterized protein LOC127848763 — MMDDPLCLMNIIRVIASWVLIASPLCDLNLPNINRDDTSTDRGPGDFSYDFVECVRDSFWYQHVHEPTRGRGDADSSLLDVVFSNEEGMINSVSIENPLGNSDHSVIIFNFSGYSENHHAKERLNFGKADFDGMKETHSIDWESAMRNKTIDEQWKKETR, encoded by the exons ATGATGGATG ATCCGCTTTGCCTCATGAACATCATCAGGGTTATTGCATCGTGGGTGCTGATTGCGTCACCGC TATGTGATCTGAACTTGCCAAATATCAACCGGGATGATACGTCTACAGACAGGGGACCAGGTGACTTCAGTTATGATTTTGTGGAGTGTGTCAGAGACAGCTTCTGGTATCAACACGTACATGAGCCAACGCGTGGAAGGGGAGACGCAGATTCATCACTTCTAGACGTTGTATTCAGCAATGAGGAAGGAATGATAAACAGTGTAAGCATTGAAAACCCGCTAGGGAATAGTGACCACTCTGTTATAATATTTAACTTCAGCGGTTATTCTGAAAATCATCATGCAAAAGAGAGACTTAACTTTGGAAAAGCCGATTTTGATGGAATGAAAGAGACACATAGCATAGATTGGGAAAGTGCCATGAGAAATAAAACAATAGATGAACAATGGAAAAAAGAAACTAGATGA